From the genome of Paracidovorax avenae:
AGCGCCTCGCGCACCGAGCGCACGAAGGACTGGAAGCTCTCGAGCACCTGCTCGGGCGTGCGCCCTTCCGCCAGGTCGTTGTCGCCCGCATACACCATCACATGGCGGGGCTGGTACTGCAACACGAGGTTCTTCACGAAGTACTGGCAGTCGGCCATGGTCGAGCCGCCGAAACCGCGGTTGATGACCACGGGCAACTGCCGGAAATCCTCGCGCAGATCGGTCCACAGGCGAATGGTCGAGCTGCCGACGAAGAGCACGCCACCCGTCTTCGGCAGGCCTGCCTTGTCCGCCGCCGCGAAGGCGTCCATGCTCGACTGCCAGCGCGCGTAGGGCGCCGGGAGCGCGGCGGCGGCCGAAGGGGCCGCCGTGGGCGCGGCCCAGGCGGCACCGGCCGGCAGAAGCGCTGCGCACAGCACGGCCGCAGCAACACGACCAGGACGGAAACGGCGGGAAAGGCTCAGGGACATGAACGGGTCACTCCGAGAAAACAGCAGCGTGTGATCGATTGTCCGCCGCAGCATTCCCCGCAGAACACAATTTTTACAATTTGAACCTTATTCGTTACAAATTACCAAGCCATTTCCGCATCGCGGTCCGGCCGGGGCTTCGCCAGGCCGCCGGATGTGCCAGGCAGCTTATCCGTGGGCCCATGCCGTCGGCCGTACCGTGGCCGCCCTGCCCAGCGCCGCCGCAGCCGCGAGGCCCGCCAGCGCGATGCCACCGGTCAGGCCCGCCACGGCCGGCCAGCCGCCGTGCTGCCAGAACCAGCCGCCCACGGAGCCGGTCACGCTGGAGCCGAGGTAGTAGAAGAGCAGGTAGAGCGACGCCGCATGGCCCTTGGCCTCGCCCGCTTGCGGCCCGACGGAACCGCTCGCCACGGCATGGCCGATGAAAAAGCCGGTGGTGACCAGCGCGATGCCGGCCACGACGGCGGCCAGCGGCGCGAACAGCGTCAGGCCCACGCCCGCGAGCATGAGGGCAAACCCGGCGGCCAGCAGCCGGTGGCGGCCGAAACGGTCGGCCAGGGCGCCTGCGACCGACGAGGACACGATGCCGAAACCGAAGGCCAGGAAGATCAGGCTGGCCTGCGTCTGGCCCAGGTGGTAGGGCGCGCCAGACACCCGGAAGGTGGCGTAGTTGAACACCGTGACGAAGACGCTGGTGAGCAGGAAGCCGATGGCATAGATGCGCAGCAGCCCCGGATTGCGCAAGTGCCCGGCCCAGGCGCGCAGGTGGAACCGCGCGTTGATGCCGGGCCGGCGCACGAAGCGACGCGACGGCGGAAGCAGCCGCAGGAAGCCTGCCGCCGCGGCCAGGCACAGCAGGCCGAGCCCGCCGAGCGCCAGGCGCCACGAGGTGAACTCGGTGACCAGCCCCATGCCCACGCGGCCCACCATGCCGCCGAAAGCCGTGCCGCCCACATAGAGGCCCATGGTGCGTGCAAGGGCCGCGGGCTCGATCTCCTCGGCCAGCCAGGCCATGGCCACGGCGGGCACGCCGCCCAGCACCAGCCCTTCCAGCGCCCGGGCCACGAGCAGGCCGTGCCACGTGGGCGCGAGGGCCGCGCCGATCTGCAGCAGCGCCGCGAGCGCCATGGATGCGCACATCAGCCCGCGGCGCCCCAGGGCCTGCGAGAACGCGCCAGCCAGCACGATGGCGAAGGCCAGCCAGCCCGTGGTGAGCGACAGCGCGAGCGAACTCTCCGCCGGGCTCACGCCGAAACCCGACGCGAACGCCGGCAGCAGAGGCTGCACCGAATAGATCAGTGAAAAGCTGGCCAGGCCGAGCAGGAACATCGCCAGGCCGGCGCGGCGGTACTCCGGCGTGCCGCGGCGCACCCAGTCGGATCCCGGCGCGCTGCCTTGCGGGAGGGAGGAGGACGCAGCGGAAGAAGCGGAGGAGGAAGCCATGGACGGTGAACAGTGACGCAGGTCAATGTAGGACGCACGGCTCCATCTGTCCAATATATGGCGCCCTATGAAGCCATATGCCCTATAAATGGCAGCATGGAATTGCGACACATCCGCTACTTTCTCGCCGTGGCCGAGGAAGGCAACTTCACCCGGGCCGCGGCACGCCTGGGCATCGGGCAGCCCCCGCTGAGCCTGCAGATCCGCGACCTGGAAGCCGAGGTCGGCGCCCCGCTCTTCCACCGTGTTCCCCATGGCGCCGAGCTGACGGAGGCCGGCAGGGCGTTCCTGGACAGGGTGCAGCCACTGCCGGTGCAGGCCGCCCAGGCATTGCAGGCAGCCCGGCGGGCGGCCCGCGGCGAAACCGGTCAACTGCAGCTGGGCTTCACCGGAACCGCGGCATTCAATCCCCTGGTTCCGGCCTGCATCCGGGCGTTCCGCCATGCCTTCCCCCAGGTGGAGCTGCGCCTGGTGGAAGCGAATTCGGTGGCGCTCGCCACCGCACTGCTGGAAGGCCGCCTCGATGCCGCCGTGCTGCGCCCTTCCCCCTCCGATCCGGCCGCGCTCGCGGTGCAACCGCTGGTGGACGAGCCGCTCGTGGCCGCATTGCCTGCCGACCACGCCTGTGCCCGCGGGCGCGGCGGACTGGCACTGCAGGCATTGCGGGACGACCCGTTCATCCTCACCCCGCGCGCGGTGGGCATCAGCCTGCACGACGCCGTGCTGGACGCCTGCCGCGCCGCCGGCTTCGAACCCGCGCAGGGCCAGCCCGCGCCGCAGATCGCATCCATCCTGTCGCTGGTGTCAGCGGAAGTGGGGGTTTCGCTGGTGCCCGCCTGCATGCGCCAGCTCAGCGTGCGCGGCGTGGCCTTCCGCACGCTGCGCGCTCCCGCGCCGCGCGTGGGCCTGGCCGTGGCGCACCGTGCCGCGCGGCCGCCGCAGCCGGCCCTGCAGTTCGCGGCCATCGCCCGGCGTGTGGCGGCAGGGCCGGGGCGCCCGGAATGAGGCACGCCAGCGGAGGCACCCTGCCCCGCGCCGCGCTCATTGCGGCTGGAAGCCGCTCTCGCGGATGATGCGCGTCCAGGCCTGGGTGTAGGCGCGCTCGCGCGCCGTGAGCTGCTGCGGGGTCATCGGCGTGACCGTGAGGCCCATGGCCACCAGTTGCTCCCGCACGTCGGCACGGGCCAGCACCCTGGCAAGAGCGTCGGAGAACTGCTGCACCGCCTTCGCGGGCGTGCCGGCCGGTGCGTAGAAGCCGTAGTAGGGAAGGTCCTCGAAGCCCTTCAGTCCCAGTTCGCCGAAGGTGGGTACATCCGGCAGCGCGGCCTGCCGCCGGTCGCCCAGCACGGCCACGATGCGGATCTTGCCGGCCTTGTGGTTTTCCAGGAAGTCCGGCACCGATCCGACGCCCGCCGCGATCTGGTTGCCGAGCATGTCGCCGATCATGGGCGCGCTGCCCCGGTAAGGAGCGGATACCAGGTCGAGCCGGTAGCGCTCGCCGAGCAGCTTCACCAGGAACTCTGGCGTGGAGGCCGGCGCGGGAATGCCCACCGCGCTCTTGCCGCCCTGCGACTTCACCCAGGCCACGTACTCGTCGAAGCTGCGGGCCGGCGTGCCGCCCGATACGGCGAAGGCGTTGACGAAGGTGGCCACGCCGCCCAGGGCGATGAAGTCGTGCACGGGGTCGAAACCCGGGTGCTTCACCACCTGCGGCAGGATGGAGAT
Proteins encoded in this window:
- a CDS encoding MFS transporter, coding for MASSSASSAASSSLPQGSAPGSDWVRRGTPEYRRAGLAMFLLGLASFSLIYSVQPLLPAFASGFGVSPAESSLALSLTTGWLAFAIVLAGAFSQALGRRGLMCASMALAALLQIGAALAPTWHGLLVARALEGLVLGGVPAVAMAWLAEEIEPAALARTMGLYVGGTAFGGMVGRVGMGLVTEFTSWRLALGGLGLLCLAAAAGFLRLLPPSRRFVRRPGINARFHLRAWAGHLRNPGLLRIYAIGFLLTSVFVTVFNYATFRVSGAPYHLGQTQASLIFLAFGFGIVSSSVAGALADRFGRHRLLAAGFALMLAGVGLTLFAPLAAVVAGIALVTTGFFIGHAVASGSVGPQAGEAKGHAASLYLLFYYLGSSVTGSVGGWFWQHGGWPAVAGLTGGIALAGLAAAAALGRAATVRPTAWAHG
- a CDS encoding LysR family transcriptional regulator codes for the protein MELRHIRYFLAVAEEGNFTRAAARLGIGQPPLSLQIRDLEAEVGAPLFHRVPHGAELTEAGRAFLDRVQPLPVQAAQALQAARRAARGETGQLQLGFTGTAAFNPLVPACIRAFRHAFPQVELRLVEANSVALATALLEGRLDAAVLRPSPSDPAALAVQPLVDEPLVAALPADHACARGRGGLALQALRDDPFILTPRAVGISLHDAVLDACRAAGFEPAQGQPAPQIASILSLVSAEVGVSLVPACMRQLSVRGVAFRTLRAPAPRVGLAVAHRAARPPQPALQFAAIARRVAAGPGRPE
- a CDS encoding Bug family tripartite tricarboxylate transporter substrate binding protein — translated: MTLSRRRLLSHASFAGASLAAGLPLAARAQAGRTLRILVGFPPGGGSDAIARLLADKLKDVLGVPVVVENRPGAGGQIAAQVLKTSPLDGSTVFLTHDHTISILPQVVKHPGFDPVHDFIALGGVATFVNAFAVSGGTPARSFDEYVAWVKSQGGKSAVGIPAPASTPEFLVKLLGERYRLDLVSAPYRGSAPMIGDMLGNQIAAGVGSVPDFLENHKAGKIRIVAVLGDRRQAALPDVPTFGELGLKGFEDLPYYGFYAPAGTPAKAVQQFSDALARVLARADVREQLVAMGLTVTPMTPQQLTARERAYTQAWTRIIRESGFQPQ
- a CDS encoding SGNH/GDSL hydrolase family protein, giving the protein MSLSLSRRFRPGRVAAAVLCAALLPAGAAWAAPTAAPSAAAALPAPYARWQSSMDAFAAADKAGLPKTGGVLFVGSSTIRLWTDLREDFRQLPVVINRGFGGSTMADCQYFVKNLVLQYQPRHVMVYAGDNDLAEGRTPEQVLESFQSFVRSVREALPETRISYISIKPSPLRLSLLPRMREANALLAQYVRTVPNSDFIDIFTPMLDAQGLPRTELFGADHLHMNDAGYDLWRTIIGSYVGDGAVPASSATAAQPGTDGLIRASARP